Genomic window (Paenibacillus sp. PK3_47):
AGTATCCGGTAATGTACCGTCCCGTATCCCAGAAACAGCACAATTACAACCGCAGGATGCAGGTGAAGCACCTCAAGCAGCACCAGTGCCAGCAGCAGAAAGGCTGTCCCGGCCAGCTTTCCCAGCCCTTTAAAAGCTTTTTGCGCGAATTCATAACCCATCATCCCCAGCATGACCGCAATCACAGGGGAGACAGCGAATATCATTCCCGCCACGGCCTTGGACCCGCTCAAATAATCTACTGCCGACAGCAGCAGGATCATGGCCATGCAGCTTGGCAGGATATGGGCGAGTATGGACAGGATGGCGCCTTTTACTCCTTTAAGCCTGTAGCCGAGGTAAGCGGCCATTTTGGTGGCGATCGGTCCCGGCAGGGCATTGGCGATGGCAAGCGTCTCCGCAAACTCATCATCGGTCAGCCAGGCATAACGGGTCACCGCATCATGGCGGATCAGCGGAATGACAGAGGGACCTCCGCCGTAGCCGAGAATCCCCGATCTGCCCATGGCTGCTGCTATTTGTATGTATGGATTATCCGTGTTTCGCACCGCGACCCCTCCAGTTGTTTTAGAGCTCATTTTATACAATTCGTATGAACGCAACTATGGGATTGACCTGCTGCTGTCCGAAATTTGTGCACCGCTCACAAAAAACAGTGCCGTTCATTTTCGTTTCTGCCGAACCGGTTGACACCGGTTTTTGCTGTGCTGTTAAATGACACTAACTTGCAGCAGGGAATGGAGGCGTAGGGTGTGACAAAGGGAGCGGTGATGGGTGCGGAAGCAAGAGCGCCGGGCAGTGAATCGATGGCAAGGTCATGACAAAGGGAACGGTGATCGGCACAGGATGAGTGGTGGTCAGCGGTGAAAGGAGGCGCGGGTGATGGGTGCGTAAACAAGAGCGCTGGGCAGTGAATCGATGGCAAGGTAATGACAAAGGGAACGGTGATCGGCACAGGATGAGTGGTGGTCAGCAGTGAAAGGAGGCGCGGGTGATGGGTGCGCAAACAAGAGCGCTGGGCAGTGAATCGATGGCAAGGTAATGACAAAGGGAACGTGATCAGCACAGGATGAGTGGTGGTCAGCAGTGAAAGGAGGCGCGGATATGAGAAGAGGACCGGTGATGGGTGCGGAAACAATGGTGGTGAGCCCGCACTATCTGGCGTCGGCTGCCGGGGCGCGCATCCTGGAGCGCGGGGGAATGCCTTTG
Coding sequences:
- a CDS encoding chromate transporter, translating into MGRSGILGYGGGPSVIPLIRHDAVTRYAWLTDDEFAETLAIANALPGPIATKMAAYLGYRLKGVKGAILSILAHILPSCMAMILLLSAVDYLSGSKAVAGMIFAVSPVIAVMLGMMGYEFAQKAFKGLGKLAGTAFLLLALVLLEVLHLHPAVVIVLFLGYGTVHYRILAKKNKGGTA